Part of the Oxyura jamaicensis isolate SHBP4307 breed ruddy duck chromosome 19 unlocalized genomic scaffold, BPBGC_Ojam_1.0 oxy19_random_OJ72704, whole genome shotgun sequence genome is shown below.
tatatatatataaaaagcacaGGCTGGGATTCAGGGAGGGAGCtcagggaagagctgctgctggccagggagATTTGGGGCTGGTGAGCCCAGACCTGTACATGGACACCTCATTTCCCCCTGGGTTTCAGCATCTGCCCCATCCTTGCCCCTTGGGCCCCTGTTTTCAGAGGTGCCTTTGCTTTGCCTCCCTGAAAGCCCTCCCCTGGGCTTCCTCCTCTGGATGTGaagctgggcaggggctggctttGGTCTCCTCGCgtggctggggtgggagggcaAGGAGCCGCCCCCGTGGCGCTGAGCCCATCCCGTCCCGCAGGCAGCAAGTGGCACAAGCGGCACCTGACGTACCGGGTGGTGAACTGGCCGCCGTACCTGCCGCAGCACGAGGTGCGCCTGGCCGTCAGGGCCGCCTTCGAGCTCTGGAGCAACGTCTCCTCGCTGGTCTTCTGGGAAGCGCGCGACGGCCCGGCCGACATCCGCCTCACCTTCTTCCACGGGGACCACAACGACGGGCTCAGCAACGCCTTCGATGGGCCAGGTGCTGGTCGCTCCCCCCTCGTAAGCTTCTCTTTTACAACGGGGGCTCttcccggggctggggggaggccaGGATTGTTCCCCCACTCCCTCTTACCGAGGACACGTCCCGGTGGTGGGGGTCCTGAGTCCCAGCCCCGCAGCTCGGGAGCTCCCAGGTTGGGATGCTCGTGGTGGGCTCACGCTGGTGGCCTCCAGgcagccctccctgccctgaCTCCATCCTCCAAGCACAACTGGTTTGGGTTCCCTGGGGGCATAAAACAGCCTCAGGAAGCTGGTTTTCCTTTGGGAAGCCTGCTGCCAGGCCAAGATCGGCGCCTATGTAAGCGCTCGAgttcccccctgccctgggctcaCACCGGGGGCTGCACGCTGCCCCCGCGGCCCCCTGACGTCCATCCCATCCCCAGGAGGAGCCCTGGCCCACGCCTTCTTCCCCCGCCGTGGAGAAGCCCACTTCGACAGCGCCGAGCGCTGGTCCCTGCGCAGCGGCAAGGGGCGCAACCTCTTCGTGGTGGTGGCGCACGAGGTCGGCCACacgctggggctggagcactcCCCCGCCCGGAGCGCCCTCATGTCCCCCTACTACAAGAAGCTCAGCAAGGACTTTGTCCTCAGCTGGGATGACATCTTGGCCATCCAGAACTTGTACGGTGAGCATCGCTTCCCCGGCACCACGTCGGTTGCTCCTGGGGACGTTCCTCGGGGTGGAGAGGGAGGAGCAGGACGGTGGCAGGTCCGTGCGGGGGGTGAGGGCTCTGTGCATGGTGCGTCGTGGTGGTGGGTCCTGTCCCttcactgctgctgcaaggagGGCAGGATGGGTACCGGCTGCTCCACGGAAAAGGTGGTGCATGATTTTGGGGGTTCCAAGGGGTCTTTGCCACCATTATGGGGGGCGATAGGAACCAGGCCGTGCAACGCGGAATACCTGGTGCCCTCAGATGGCTCTCCAGCCTTGCGAGCAACCCACTTCCATGCCCTGCTCCACAACTCACCCTGCTTCATCCCAGGGAAGCCCTCCAGGGGCTCGGCCGTCCAGCTGCCGGGAAGGGTCTTCACTCACTTCCAGGACTGGAGCGGGGACCTGTACGGCGGGGACCGGCAGCGGCAGGGTGCCAGCACCTATTACTGCCACTCCTTCTTCGACGCCGTGACCGCCGGTGGGTGTTCACAAGCCCTATCCCAAACCCCCACACCACTCCAGTGACCTCTCCCCACACTGATAAACCCCCATGGCGGGACAGGAGGGTTTGTCCTGTCCTCAGCCCTGTGTGGGCATCCCCAAAACaccgcagggctgggggtggtggcGGTGACGAGAGGCGATGCGGTACGCGATGGGcagcgggccggggccgggttTGGGATTTTGGCACCATGCTTCTCACCCTCACGGCCCCCTCTGCCCGGCAGACGTGGACCACAACCTGTACATCTTCAAGGGCGGCCACTTCTGGGTGGTGCCGGCCAGCGGCAAcgccagccagccccagccgctGCACGCGCGCTGGCCCGGCCTCCCCGCCGGCATCGACGCCTGCGCCTGCTCCCCGCTCAGCCGCAGCTTCTACTTCTTCAAAGGTCAGTGAGGCACGGGCTGCGGCCAGCGTCTGTCTGTCCTGCGCCGCTCCGTCTGTCCAGGTCTgcccctgcacccccagcctggtGTGCCGAGGTGCTGGGTGTCgctgggtgctgagggtgcTGGCTCCTGGGTGCTGTGCCGGTTGGGGATTAACCATGCATCACCCACAGCCCGCACTGCaccccgtgcctcagtttccccactcCGGAGAGCAGCATTCGCACAGACAGGTTtggaaatcaaagcaaattcaTTCTGGGGAGAAAATGCTCTCTGGATTTGCACAGCGAGACGAGCACCGCGTTGTGCCCATGATTCATGCCCTGTGCCCGGTGCCTTGCTGCCATCTGCAAGCTGCCGGTGGCACCGCTGGCGGGGCAGAGGAAGGTCAGCCCAGGCAGCCAGGGCACCGAGGTCAGCCTGAACTTTTAATGGAAACCACT
Proteins encoded:
- the MMP28 gene encoding matrix metalloproteinase-28, translating into QFLQKYGYLGAAHPSPHSPVEFTAALRDFQRVSHLLPSGVLDAPTLRQMGRPRCGTGDGESWGHLAAPRHRRSAQHGSKWHKRHLTYRVVNWPPYLPQHEVRLAVRAAFELWSNVSSLVFWEARDGPADIRLTFFHGDHNDGLSNAFDGPGGALAHAFFPRRGEAHFDSAERWSLRSGKGRNLFVVVAHEVGHTLGLEHSPARSALMSPYYKKLSKDFVLSWDDILAIQNLYGKPSRGSAVQLPGRVFTHFQDWSGDLYGGDRQRQGASTYYCHSFFDAVTADVDHNLYIFKGGHFWVVPASGNASQPQPLHARWPGLPAGIDACACSPLSRSFYFFKGGRCWRYEGSTLVSGFPQKCSARGLPRHPDTALYFQRLRRLVLFKGAKYFVASEESLAVEPYYPRSLRDWDGVPPGTTGALAHRDGSVYFFRDEQYWRFDQAKLRVVATGKWATQLPWMGCWDANGGQVLF